The Pricia mediterranea genome includes a window with the following:
- a CDS encoding type II toxin-antitoxin system HicA family toxin, whose protein sequence is MFQTTATRSNIQSTWPPREPFTETFDESFEGAWFSLQTRKRLPPIYYNPTTKKTVVVPVHGNKDIKKGTFFAILKQEGIDK, encoded by the coding sequence CTGTTCCAGACGACAGCAACACGCTCGAATATTCAATCAACCTGGCCACCGCGTGAACCGTTCACCGAAACATTTGATGAAAGTTTTGAAGGCGCATGGTTTTCTCTGCAAACGCGCAAAAGACTCCCACCAATTTATTACAATCCGACTACCAAAAAAACCGTTGTAGTACCCGTACATGGGAACAAAGATATTAAAAAAGGAACTTTTTTCGCTATCCTGAAACAGGAAGGTATCGACAAATAG
- the panD gene encoding aspartate 1-decarboxylase, whose amino-acid sequence MQIEVVKSKIHRVKCTGADLNYIGSITIDEDLMDAANIIRGEKVQIVNNNNGERLETYAIPGPRASGEITLNGAAARKVTTGDVLILITYARMDIEAAKSFNPSLVFPNEANNLLN is encoded by the coding sequence ATGCAGATAGAAGTCGTAAAATCAAAGATACACCGTGTGAAATGTACCGGTGCCGACCTGAACTATATCGGCAGCATCACCATCGACGAAGATTTGATGGATGCAGCGAACATCATACGCGGTGAGAAAGTACAGATCGTGAACAACAATAATGGCGAACGGCTAGAGACCTACGCTATTCCCGGCCCCCGTGCCAGCGGTGAGATTACCCTGAACGGGGCCGCTGCCAGAAAAGTTACGACCGGCGATGTTTTGATTCTCATCACCTACGCCAGAATGGATATCGAAGCCGCGAAAAGCTTCAACCCTTCGTTGGTGTTTCCGAACGAAGCGAACAATCTTTTGAACTAA
- the panC gene encoding pantoate--beta-alanine ligase — MPVITTKKELQRHLSSSPNRASLGLVPTMGALHPGHAALVRQAVAENETVVVSIFVNPTQFENNEDLDKYPDTFEKDILLLEEITKDVVVFAPTADEIYEHRVQSKTYDFEGLDKVMEGAFRDGHFNGVGTIVETLLHLVAPDKAYFGEKDFQQLQIVRKLVAKKDIPVTIIGCPVVREANGLAMSSRNGRLSEALRQEASFIYKTLRAAKKKFGTKSAVNVMDWARKQFEGHPDLRLEYFVIADVETLTPIQKKKPEVKYRAFAAVYADGVRLIDNIALN, encoded by the coding sequence ATGCCTGTCATAACCACCAAGAAAGAGCTACAACGACACCTATCTTCATCACCAAACCGAGCAAGTCTGGGGCTGGTACCCACAATGGGCGCCCTACATCCAGGACATGCGGCCCTGGTAAGGCAAGCAGTCGCCGAAAACGAGACGGTAGTGGTCAGTATCTTTGTGAACCCCACCCAGTTCGAAAACAACGAAGACCTTGACAAGTATCCCGATACGTTTGAAAAAGATATTCTTTTACTTGAGGAAATCACCAAGGACGTCGTGGTATTTGCGCCTACAGCGGATGAAATATACGAGCATCGGGTACAATCGAAAACTTACGATTTCGAGGGATTGGACAAGGTAATGGAGGGTGCTTTCAGGGACGGTCATTTCAATGGGGTAGGTACCATCGTGGAAACCCTCTTGCACCTGGTCGCCCCCGATAAGGCCTATTTCGGGGAAAAAGATTTTCAACAACTACAGATCGTTAGGAAGTTGGTGGCTAAAAAGGATATTCCGGTTACCATAATAGGATGTCCTGTTGTCAGGGAAGCCAACGGCCTGGCCATGAGCTCGCGGAACGGACGCCTATCCGAAGCCTTACGCCAAGAGGCTTCGTTCATCTACAAAACTTTACGGGCTGCCAAGAAGAAATTTGGCACGAAAAGTGCCGTAAATGTAATGGATTGGGCCAGAAAACAATTTGAGGGGCATCCTGATCTGCGGTTGGAGTATTTTGTGATAGCCGATGTGGAGACCTTGACGCCCATCCAAAAGAAAAAGCCGGAAGTTAAATATCGCGCCTTTGCCGCCGTTTATGCTGATGGGGTTCGACTGATCGACAACATAGCACTTAACTAA
- the radA gene encoding DNA repair protein RadA, giving the protein MPKTKTAFYCQNCGTQYAKWVGQCSACKEWNTVVEEVVQKPEKSDWKTIKSPKKRMAKPLRVQEISSDKEIRLNTFDLEFNRVLGGGLVPGALVLLGGEPGVGKSTLLLQIALKLPYKTLYVSGEESQKQIKMRADRIHPNSETCYILTETKTQNIFQQIEATEPDIVVIDSIQTLHSDYIESAAGSISQIRECTAELIKFAKETNTPVILIGHITKDGSIAGPKILEHMVDTVLQFEGDRNYVYRILRALKNRFGSTAELGIYEMQGGGLRQVNNPSEILISKNDEGLSGTAIASTVEGMRPLMIEIQALVSTAVYGTPQRSTTGYNAKRLNMLLAVLEKRAGFKLGAKDVFLNITGGISVDDPAIDLAVIAAILSSNEDIPIKKGLCFAAEVGLAGEIRPVQRIDQRIVEAEKLGFTSIYVSKNNKIGLKNPSIAIERVSKIEDVVSGLFG; this is encoded by the coding sequence ATGCCCAAAACAAAAACAGCCTTTTACTGCCAGAACTGCGGCACGCAGTACGCCAAATGGGTGGGACAGTGTTCTGCCTGTAAGGAGTGGAATACCGTAGTAGAGGAAGTGGTACAGAAACCTGAAAAATCGGATTGGAAAACTATCAAAAGCCCGAAGAAACGGATGGCCAAACCGCTTCGGGTACAGGAAATCAGTTCGGATAAGGAAATCCGCCTGAACACGTTCGACCTAGAGTTTAACCGGGTGCTGGGCGGGGGACTTGTTCCCGGGGCCCTGGTACTCCTAGGCGGGGAACCGGGCGTGGGGAAAAGTACCCTGCTTCTGCAGATTGCCCTAAAACTTCCGTATAAAACCCTGTACGTTTCGGGGGAGGAAAGCCAAAAACAGATCAAGATGCGGGCGGATCGTATCCACCCCAACAGCGAGACCTGTTACATCCTTACGGAGACCAAGACCCAAAATATCTTTCAGCAGATCGAGGCCACCGAACCCGATATCGTGGTCATCGACTCCATTCAGACCCTACATTCCGACTACATCGAATCGGCGGCAGGCAGCATTTCCCAAATACGGGAATGTACGGCCGAACTTATCAAATTCGCCAAAGAGACGAACACCCCCGTAATCTTGATCGGACATATCACCAAAGACGGTTCCATCGCCGGACCCAAGATTCTGGAACATATGGTCGATACGGTGCTCCAGTTCGAGGGAGACCGCAATTATGTGTACCGCATATTAAGGGCCTTGAAAAACCGCTTTGGCTCGACCGCCGAACTGGGTATCTACGAGATGCAGGGCGGCGGACTACGGCAGGTGAACAATCCCTCCGAGATATTGATCTCGAAGAATGACGAGGGGCTGAGCGGTACCGCCATCGCCTCGACCGTAGAAGGCATGCGTCCGCTCATGATCGAGATACAGGCCTTGGTCAGTACCGCAGTGTACGGCACTCCCCAACGTTCCACTACGGGCTACAATGCCAAACGCCTGAACATGCTCTTGGCGGTGCTCGAAAAACGGGCGGGCTTTAAGCTGGGCGCCAAAGATGTCTTTCTGAATATTACGGGAGGTATCTCGGTAGACGACCCCGCCATCGACCTGGCCGTGATCGCCGCTATTTTATCCAGCAACGAGGACATCCCCATAAAAAAAGGCCTCTGTTTTGCCGCGGAAGTCGGGTTAGCGGGAGAAATTCGTCCGGTGCAGCGAATCGACCAGCGAATCGTAGAGGCAGAGAAATTGGGCTTTACCTCCATTTATGTTTCCAAAAACAACAAAATCGGGCTGAAAAACCCCAGCATAGCCATCGAACGCGTCTCCAAGATCGAAGACGTTGTGAGCGGGCTGTTCGGCTGA
- a CDS encoding glycogen/starch synthase gives MTGKKILFVSSELVPYLPQNDVSLMSYETPRMVNSKGGQIRIFMPRYGNINERRHQLHEVIRLSGMNLVVNDMDMPLIIKVASIPKERIQVYFIDNDEYFKRKGTFTDKEGNLFPDNDERAIFFAKGVVETVKKLNWSPDIIHVHGWMASLLPLYLKKYYADEPLFDTSKIVLSVYGKSFEGELDSGMIDKIAFDGISKESISPLETPTYNNLLKIAVDNSDAVILAAEGIPEDLQDHISNLKKPVLPYVSLQEFEDAYSDFYDTEVLK, from the coding sequence ATGACTGGTAAAAAGATATTGTTCGTATCCTCGGAACTTGTGCCCTACCTTCCGCAGAACGACGTTTCCCTAATGTCTTACGAAACTCCGAGAATGGTCAATAGCAAAGGCGGCCAGATACGGATCTTTATGCCAAGGTACGGCAATATCAATGAGCGAAGGCACCAATTGCATGAAGTGATTCGCCTCTCGGGAATGAATTTGGTAGTTAATGATATGGATATGCCCCTGATTATTAAGGTGGCTTCCATTCCCAAAGAGCGCATCCAGGTCTATTTTATCGATAATGATGAGTATTTTAAGCGGAAAGGCACCTTTACGGACAAGGAAGGAAACTTGTTTCCCGATAATGACGAGCGGGCCATTTTCTTCGCCAAAGGGGTGGTCGAGACGGTAAAGAAACTGAACTGGTCGCCGGATATCATCCACGTGCACGGTTGGATGGCTTCCTTATTGCCCTTGTACCTGAAAAAATATTACGCCGACGAACCCTTGTTCGACACCAGTAAAATCGTTCTTTCCGTTTACGGAAAATCTTTCGAGGGAGAACTCGATTCTGGAATGATCGATAAGATTGCCTTTGACGGTATCTCCAAAGAGAGTATCTCCCCCTTGGAAACGCCGACGTATAATAATTTGTTAAAGATTGCCGTCGATAATTCGGATGCCGTAATTTTAGCGGCGGAAGGAATTCCCGAAGATTTGCAAGACCACATCTCCAACCTGAAAAAACCTGTGTTGCCTTATGTATCCCTACAAGAGTTTGAGGATGCCTATTCGGATTTCTATGACACTGAAGTTTTAAAATAA
- a CDS encoding exodeoxyribonuclease III, with product MKIVSYNVNGIRAAVRKGFLDWLQTVNPDVVCLQEIKAMKDQLVLSLFEEAGYPYHYWFSAQKKGYSGVAILSKTKPDHVEAGTDIEYMDFEGRNLRADFGELSIMSLYLPSGTNISRLEHKLKYMADFQKYIGELRVTHPNLIVLGDFNICHEAIDIHDPVRLKNVSGFLPVEREWIGDFIDNGFIDSFRQFNPEPDNYTWWSYRANARANNKGWRLDYGMVAEPLRDRLQRSVILSEARHSDHCPILVEIDA from the coding sequence ATGAAAATTGTTTCCTACAACGTCAATGGCATCCGTGCCGCGGTGAGAAAGGGCTTTTTGGATTGGCTGCAGACCGTCAACCCCGACGTGGTCTGCCTTCAGGAAATCAAGGCCATGAAAGATCAGCTGGTGTTGTCCCTCTTCGAGGAAGCCGGATATCCCTATCATTATTGGTTCAGCGCCCAAAAGAAAGGGTATAGCGGGGTGGCTATCCTATCTAAAACAAAGCCAGATCACGTAGAAGCGGGAACGGACATCGAGTATATGGACTTCGAGGGCCGTAACCTGCGTGCCGACTTCGGCGAGCTCTCCATTATGAGCCTGTACCTGCCGTCGGGCACCAATATATCCCGGTTGGAGCACAAATTGAAATATATGGCGGATTTTCAGAAATATATCGGCGAACTCCGGGTGACACATCCTAACCTTATCGTACTGGGCGATTTCAATATCTGTCATGAAGCCATCGATATTCATGACCCCGTGCGTCTCAAAAATGTATCGGGATTCCTTCCCGTAGAAAGAGAATGGATCGGAGATTTTATCGACAACGGTTTTATCGACAGCTTCCGCCAATTCAATCCTGAGCCCGATAATTATACGTGGTGGAGTTACCGTGCCAACGCCCGCGCCAACAACAAAGGTTGGCGACTGGACTACGGAATGGTCGCCGAGCCTCTCAGAGACCGGCTACAACGTTCGGTAATACTATCCGAGGCCCGTCACAGCGACCATTGTCCGATTTTGGTGGAGATTGACGCCTAA
- a CDS encoding aldo/keto reductase, whose amino-acid sequence MIYTNLPHTDIEVSKLCLGTMTWGNQNNEEEGHQQMDYAVDQGINFFDTAEMYPIPAHPDRLSLTEKIIGTWFKKNLNRDKIVLASKIVGKGEATKFIRDTGFTPESIRNAVDGSLERLQTDYIDLYQLHWPERSTNYFGQRGYEHDVTDHWKDNIHEVLQTLQDLVCEGKIRHIGTSNETPWGTMRYLMESKVHADLPRTITIQNPYNLLNRLFEVGLSEIAIREKVGLLPYSPLGFGTLTGKFLGGMRPATSRIVLYPQYDRYSGENAVRATERYNELARSHDLTLTQMALAFVNTRPFVTSNIIGATSLQQLKENIASIEVKLSDEVVQGIEEIHNAIPNPSP is encoded by the coding sequence ATGATCTACACCAATCTGCCCCACACCGATATCGAAGTCAGTAAGCTCTGTCTGGGTACCATGACCTGGGGCAATCAGAATAACGAAGAAGAAGGCCATCAGCAGATGGACTATGCTGTGGACCAGGGCATCAACTTCTTCGATACGGCTGAAATGTATCCTATTCCCGCACATCCCGACCGATTATCGCTTACCGAAAAGATTATCGGTACCTGGTTCAAGAAGAATTTGAACCGTGACAAGATTGTTCTTGCCTCGAAAATTGTAGGAAAAGGCGAGGCCACCAAATTTATCCGCGATACGGGGTTTACGCCCGAATCCATTAGAAATGCGGTCGATGGGAGCCTAGAGCGGCTTCAGACCGATTATATCGACCTGTATCAGCTTCACTGGCCCGAGCGCAGCACCAATTATTTCGGACAAAGAGGGTACGAGCATGATGTAACCGATCATTGGAAAGACAACATCCACGAGGTGTTGCAGACCCTTCAAGACCTCGTCTGCGAGGGTAAAATCAGGCATATCGGCACATCCAACGAAACCCCTTGGGGTACGATGCGCTATTTGATGGAGAGCAAAGTACACGCCGATTTGCCGAGAACCATCACCATTCAGAACCCCTATAATCTGCTGAACCGTCTGTTCGAAGTCGGGTTATCGGAAATCGCCATTCGGGAAAAAGTGGGACTTCTGCCGTACTCCCCCTTGGGCTTCGGTACCCTGACCGGTAAGTTTCTTGGGGGCATGCGGCCCGCAACCTCACGCATTGTGCTATACCCCCAATACGACCGGTACAGTGGTGAAAACGCAGTCCGGGCCACCGAACGCTACAACGAATTGGCGAGGAGCCATGACCTGACCCTCACCCAAATGGCCTTGGCTTTTGTAAATACGAGACCATTTGTGACAAGCAACATCATCGGGGCCACTTCCCTGCAGCAGTTGAAGGAGAATATCGCCAGTATCGAAGTGAAACTGAGCGATGAGGTCGTTCAGGGAATCGAGGAAATTCACAATGCCATTCCCAATCCATCACCTTGA
- a CDS encoding type II toxin-antitoxin system HicB family antitoxin produces the protein MYTYKIHLHKESEGAFTVTVPALPGCITQGDDIDGAIAMAKGGIELYIEELKDRGEPVPDDSNTLEYSINLATA, from the coding sequence ATGTACACCTATAAAATACATTTACACAAAGAATCGGAAGGGGCTTTTACGGTAACAGTTCCCGCTTTGCCAGGCTGCATTACCCAAGGTGACGACATTGACGGGGCTATTGCTATGGCCAAGGGAGGTATTGAACTTTATATCGAAGAATTAAAAGACCGCGGCGAACCTGTTCCAGACGACAGCAACACGCTCGAATATTCAATCAACCTGGCCACCGCGTGA
- a CDS encoding TonB-dependent receptor family protein: MKFYFKFLLCSLPFYFTYAQDPVQNDSVTQLDEVVLLDALKVKNAAGIVPSDVIAAKIFQNYSPIEMTSAINQIPGVYVLSGALNTNRITVRGIGARTLYGTDKLRLYYNDIPVTDGSGFSTIEAFDLENLSQMEVIKGPKGTSFGANLGGAIILNPDEALGRSTTISNNLTVGSFGMLKDNLSFNHYDGKLRLGLQYGHLETDGYRENSRFERDGVLLNTSYQIDNKNRVGLLVNHIDYSAHIASSIGATAFAEDPKQAAANWGGVEGFEANNYTLVGINYAHKFGDRLENSTSVFYSYLEHFEKRPRPLGFMDEFTNAYGFRTRFSGNFSFLNRNAAYTIGAELYKDEYDWSLFETLAQPLNGSLQGDAFADNKEFRTQINSFGTILLPLTDAFSAQLGLAVNKTKYDFRDRFNVGAENTSAERDFDLIALPSLNLEYRVSEAAKLFANVSRGFSNPTVEQTLTPDGVINPDIAQETGTNYEIGTEIYLDQRRFHLDVALYQMDVRNLLVAERVAEDQFVGKNAGETRHRGLELVMDYTWTISQNLQIAPFISFTLNDHEFVEFIDEGEDFSGNPLTGVPKQLRTAGIQTRFLNGFYWNIAHRHVSEIPLTDANSLQSEAFTVFTTRMGYRKPLSEKFTIGIDFGINNIFDEHYAESVLINAGSFGGEPRYYYPGNPRNFYGSLRLGYQL; the protein is encoded by the coding sequence ATGAAATTCTATTTTAAATTCTTACTCTGCTCTCTCCCGTTTTATTTCACCTATGCCCAAGATCCCGTGCAGAACGACAGCGTCACCCAACTGGACGAAGTCGTTCTCTTGGATGCCCTAAAAGTGAAAAACGCAGCGGGGATTGTGCCGTCGGATGTCATTGCGGCCAAAATTTTCCAGAATTATAGTCCCATTGAGATGACCTCGGCCATAAACCAAATACCCGGGGTATATGTGCTATCGGGAGCCTTGAACACCAATAGGATAACGGTCCGTGGAATCGGTGCCCGTACCCTCTATGGAACGGACAAGCTGCGTCTCTACTACAATGATATTCCCGTTACGGATGGTTCAGGATTTTCGACCATCGAGGCCTTCGACCTGGAAAACCTCAGCCAGATGGAGGTCATCAAGGGGCCCAAAGGAACTTCTTTCGGGGCCAATCTGGGCGGGGCGATCATCTTGAATCCAGATGAAGCCCTGGGCAGATCCACCACGATTTCGAACAACTTGACCGTGGGTTCCTTCGGGATGCTAAAGGATAATCTTTCCTTCAACCATTACGACGGCAAACTTCGATTGGGGCTACAATATGGCCATCTGGAAACTGATGGCTATCGAGAAAACAGCCGATTTGAAAGAGATGGTGTACTCCTGAACACATCCTATCAAATCGATAATAAAAACAGGGTCGGACTATTGGTCAACCATATCGACTATTCGGCGCATATCGCCAGCTCCATAGGGGCAACGGCCTTTGCGGAAGACCCCAAACAGGCGGCCGCGAACTGGGGCGGAGTAGAAGGCTTTGAAGCCAATAATTATACCTTGGTCGGCATTAATTATGCGCATAAATTCGGGGATAGATTGGAAAACAGTACCAGTGTTTTTTACTCCTACCTCGAACACTTCGAAAAACGCCCCCGACCTTTGGGGTTTATGGACGAATTCACCAATGCCTATGGATTCCGGACACGCTTTAGCGGCAATTTTAGCTTCTTGAATCGAAATGCTGCTTACACCATAGGCGCAGAGCTATATAAGGACGAATACGACTGGTCGCTTTTCGAAACCTTGGCGCAGCCCCTTAACGGCAGTCTACAAGGAGATGCGTTTGCAGACAATAAGGAGTTCCGGACACAAATCAACAGCTTCGGCACTATTCTACTACCCTTGACGGATGCTTTTTCGGCACAATTGGGCCTGGCCGTGAACAAAACGAAATACGATTTTCGCGACCGTTTCAACGTGGGGGCGGAAAATACCAGTGCAGAACGTGATTTTGACCTGATAGCCCTTCCCAGCCTAAATCTCGAATACCGGGTTTCGGAAGCGGCCAAATTGTTTGCCAATGTTAGCCGAGGTTTCTCGAATCCCACTGTAGAGCAGACGCTAACGCCCGACGGGGTCATCAATCCCGATATAGCCCAAGAGACGGGAACGAACTACGAAATAGGAACGGAGATTTACCTAGATCAACGCAGGTTTCATCTAGACGTAGCTCTCTATCAAATGGATGTCCGTAACCTGTTGGTGGCCGAACGCGTCGCGGAGGACCAATTTGTCGGTAAGAACGCGGGGGAGACCCGCCACAGGGGACTCGAACTTGTCATGGACTATACGTGGACCATCAGTCAGAATCTCCAGATCGCTCCGTTTATTAGCTTTACCCTCAATGATCACGAATTTGTGGAATTCATCGACGAGGGTGAGGATTTTTCGGGAAACCCGCTGACCGGGGTGCCGAAACAGCTGCGAACTGCAGGCATTCAGACCCGGTTTCTCAACGGTTTTTATTGGAATATCGCCCACCGCCACGTTTCCGAAATACCATTGACCGATGCCAACAGCCTACAAAGCGAAGCCTTTACCGTTTTTACAACTAGAATGGGTTATCGCAAACCCTTGTCGGAGAAATTTACTATCGGAATAGATTTCGGGATTAACAACATCTTCGATGAACACTACGCGGAATCGGTTCTGATCAACGCCGGCAGTTTTGGCGGGGAACCCCGATACTATTATCCAGGGAATCCTAGGAATTTCTATGGGAGCTTACGATTAGGGTACCAGCTGTGA
- a CDS encoding lysylphosphatidylglycerol synthase transmembrane domain-containing protein: MGNDLKKTLKTALPIALGVFLVWYWYSSTAEAEREQIFYYIKDADLLWVAASMFLGILGHVSRAIRWSYLLRPLGYTPQLSNNILIILMAYLTNLGIPRTGEILRATALTTYEQVPFEKGIGTIITERIIDVIMLFLIILGTLLWQTDIILGFLENVGIPLNKILILMGTGLMMLAAFFLFIAKSSRNFARKIKNFVKGLLDGVLSIFKMKNKWAFIFHTLFIWLCYIGMLWVIKFTVPETMVLSLGQLMVAFVAGSLAMMFTNGGIGLYPIAVSQALAIFGISKVSGDAFGWIMWIAQTLMVVLFGAISFLLLPLLNRNR; the protein is encoded by the coding sequence TTGGGCAACGACCTAAAAAAGACCTTAAAGACCGCACTCCCAATTGCCTTGGGGGTTTTTTTGGTTTGGTATTGGTACAGCTCGACGGCTGAAGCGGAGCGAGAACAAATCTTCTATTATATAAAGGACGCCGACCTCTTATGGGTCGCAGCATCCATGTTTTTGGGGATTCTTGGTCATGTTTCGCGGGCCATCCGGTGGAGCTATCTGCTTCGGCCCCTCGGCTATACCCCCCAGCTGAGTAACAACATTTTGATCATCTTGATGGCTTACCTGACCAATCTGGGCATTCCCCGGACCGGCGAAATTTTAAGGGCTACGGCCTTGACCACCTACGAGCAGGTACCTTTTGAAAAAGGGATCGGTACCATTATCACCGAACGGATCATCGATGTCATTATGCTTTTTCTGATTATACTGGGCACCCTGCTGTGGCAAACCGACATCATTCTGGGCTTTCTCGAGAACGTGGGTATCCCCCTGAACAAAATTTTGATACTAATGGGTACCGGGCTCATGATGTTGGCGGCTTTTTTCCTTTTTATCGCAAAATCCTCTCGAAATTTCGCCCGGAAAATCAAAAACTTCGTCAAAGGGCTTTTAGACGGGGTGCTAAGCATCTTCAAAATGAAAAATAAATGGGCGTTTATATTCCATACCCTGTTTATTTGGCTCTGCTATATCGGGATGCTTTGGGTCATTAAGTTTACAGTACCCGAAACTATGGTACTCTCGCTTGGCCAGCTTATGGTCGCCTTTGTGGCCGGGTCATTGGCCATGATGTTCACTAACGGTGGTATTGGCCTCTACCCTATCGCCGTCAGTCAGGCCCTGGCGATTTTCGGGATTAGCAAGGTGTCCGGCGATGCCTTCGGGTGGATTATGTGGATTGCACAGACCCTGATGGTCGTCCTGTTCGGGGCAATATCTTTCCTGCTTCTGCCGTTATTGAACAGGAACCGCTGA
- a CDS encoding alpha/beta hydrolase, which yields MLRNLSIFALFLCAGLSAQTTQETFESFKLQERRDVRYYIPEDYDANQKYPVIVVLDGDYLFDQTVANAKFYHKFHGMPASIVVGVDQNKNGLRYQDCAFEPDTGLPTEKGKQFFEFLGTELIPYLDTNYSTAPFKTVVGYDITANFQNYWLFKERSLFNAYINISPTLAPQMEMRVPARLSALDQQIFYQLIVESLKDDDTARILQMNNAIQTLDKENLHYDFTQFEGADEISIATYGIGKAFDNIFRMFKPISPKEYKENILTLDGPVYQYLEDKYQGIEDLFGFEKAVELNDIMAIYAATRKKEDVESLKPLSDMCKKQFPDTMLGFYFEGEYYEQLGEPKKAFKTFEKAFAMNEIDFLTKEMALEKIDALKADFGY from the coding sequence ATGTTACGAAATCTTTCCATTTTCGCACTTTTCTTGTGCGCCGGCCTGAGCGCACAAACCACCCAAGAAACTTTCGAATCGTTCAAATTGCAGGAGCGACGGGATGTTCGCTATTATATTCCCGAGGACTATGATGCAAACCAAAAATATCCTGTGATCGTAGTTCTAGATGGCGACTACCTTTTCGATCAAACCGTCGCCAATGCCAAGTTCTATCACAAGTTCCACGGGATGCCCGCCAGTATCGTCGTTGGGGTGGACCAAAATAAAAACGGACTCCGCTATCAAGACTGCGCCTTCGAGCCGGATACCGGACTTCCCACCGAAAAAGGAAAACAGTTCTTTGAATTTTTGGGCACCGAGCTAATTCCCTATCTCGATACGAACTACAGTACCGCGCCATTCAAGACCGTAGTCGGATATGACATCACGGCGAATTTCCAAAATTATTGGTTGTTCAAGGAAAGGTCCCTTTTCAACGCCTATATCAATATTTCCCCGACCCTGGCCCCCCAGATGGAAATGCGGGTGCCGGCACGCCTCTCAGCCCTCGACCAGCAAATCTTTTACCAGCTTATCGTGGAAAGTCTAAAGGATGACGATACGGCGCGCATTTTACAGATGAACAATGCGATCCAGACCCTGGACAAGGAAAACCTACACTACGATTTCACCCAATTCGAGGGGGCGGACGAGATCTCTATCGCCACCTACGGTATCGGAAAGGCCTTTGACAATATCTTTAGGATGTTCAAACCGATCAGCCCGAAAGAATACAAGGAAAATATTTTGACCTTGGATGGTCCCGTCTACCAATATTTGGAGGACAAATACCAAGGCATCGAAGACCTCTTCGGTTTCGAAAAGGCCGTCGAGCTCAACGACATTATGGCCATCTACGCCGCCACCCGGAAAAAGGAAGACGTAGAGTCGCTGAAACCCCTGTCTGATATGTGCAAAAAGCAATTTCCCGACACGATGCTCGGCTTCTACTTCGAAGGCGAATACTACGAACAGCTCGGGGAACCAAAAAAGGCCTTCAAGACCTTCGAAAAAGCCTTCGCCATGAACGAAATCGACTTTTTGACCAAGGAAATGGCCTTGGAGAAAATCGATGCGCTCAAGGCGGATTTTGGGTATTAG